The Scomber japonicus isolate fScoJap1 chromosome 13, fScoJap1.pri, whole genome shotgun sequence genome includes a window with the following:
- the pou4f4 gene encoding brain-specific homeobox/POU domain protein 3-like has product MMSMNSKQPFSMHPILHEPKYAPLHSSSEAIRRACLPTPSLQGNIFAGFDEQLLQRAEALAAVDIVAQKSHPFKPDATYHTMTTMTSMTCTPTSSSAHLHHPSVLTSHHHPGHHHQPSQGLEGDLLDHLTPGISLGGMPGSDVCSTASHTAHAAHMSAINHMQHHHHQQSMNMHPHALGSHSSLGGGGGDAEPDPRELESFAERFKQRRIKLGVTQADVGAALANLKIPGVGCLSQSTICRFESLTLSHNNMVALKPILEAWLEEAERAQREKMSKPEIFNGGDKKRKRTSIAAPEKRSLEAYFAVQPRPSSEKIAAIAEKLDLKKNVVRVWFCNQRQKQKRMKFSATH; this is encoded by the exons ATGATGTCGATGAACAGCAAACAACCTTTCAGTATGCACCCCATCCTCCACGAACCCAAATATGCTCCTCTGCACTCCAGCTCAGAGGCCATCCGCAGGGCCTGTCTGCCCACACCGTCG CTTCAGGGCAACATCTTCGCGGGCTTTGATGAGCAGTTGCTGCAGAGAGCCGAGGCTCTGGCCGCTGTGGACATCGTGGCTCAGAAGAGTCACCCGTTCAAGCCAGATGCCACCTACCACACCATGACCACCATGACCAGTATGACCTGCACCCCGACCTCCTCCTCTGCGCACTTGCACCACCCATCGGTGCTCACCTCCCACCACCACCCGGGGCATCACCATCAACCATCTCAGGGTCTTGAAGGCGATTTGTTGGACCACCTCACACCGGGCATCTCCCTGGGAGGCATGCCCGGCTCAGACGTCTGCTCCACGGCATCGCACACCGCCCACGCCGCCCACATGTCGGCCATCAACCACATGCAGCATCACCACCATCAACAGTCCATGAACATGCACCCACACGCGTTGGGGTCCCACAGCTCTTTGGGTGGAGGCGGTGGAGATGCGGAGCCCGATCCCCGGGAGCTGGAGTCATTCGCTGAGAGGTTCAAACAAAGGCGGATCAAACTCGGGGTCACCCAAGCGGACGTGGGTGCTGCCCTGGCCAACCTTAAGATCCCCGGGGTCGGATGTCTCAGCCAGAGTACCATCTGCAGGTTCGAGTCTCTCACGCTGTCGCATAACAACATGGTGGCCCTGAAGCCGATCCTGGAGGCCTGGTTGGAGGAGGCGGAGCgggcacagagagagaagatgtcCAAACCAGAGATCTTTAACGGGGgtgacaaaaagaggaaacGCACGTCTATCGCTGCCCCGGAGAAGCGCTCCCTGGAGGCTTATTTCGCCGTACAGCCGAGGCCATCGTCGGAGAAGATCGCCGCAATCGCAGAGAAACTGGACCTGAAAAAGAACGTGGTCCGGGTATGGTTTTGCAATCAGAGGCAAAAGCAGAAAAGGATGAAGTTTTCTGCGACGCACTAA